Part of the Vibrio penaeicida genome is shown below.
GTACAGGGGCAGTGAATATTACGTTTGAGCCACCATTTCCGCGATTTAGGATGAAAACAGTTCCTTCAGAAGCGGCTAAGCCTTCAATATTTAATTCTTCTACACCGTATTCACGGCTTTCTCGGTAAAGTTGCTCGTATAAAGGAATGAGTGAACGCTCGATGCGGATCTGCTTATCTTGGCTAACAACAAATGCCCATTCACGAATGCCGGATTTGCTTCCAGAGCCAAGCATAACAAACGAAGGTTTACCGTTGACCTTTAACAATTCCATCGCTTCGAAGTCAGGTTTTACTTTTTTAAGGATGCGCCCATTTTCTTCGACTGGATAGTGTTTGATGAGATCTTTGTCTGCGATTCGAAAGTTCAAACCAATCTTGTATAGCCATGGAGAATCGTCACCTACGGCATAAACCATGTCTTCGGTGTAAACAATTCCAGAGGCGGACGGAAAGGCAGTGTTTTGTTTTGGTGTCGTAACGGTTAAATCTGCTGAGGAAGCGGAAAATGGTAATCCGATAGCGAGAGCCGTAAATAAAATTCCTTTTTTCACTGATAGTCCTTAATGTGTTGCGATGCATATCTCGAAAATTAGCATTTACTCATACCGTAAACCAGATATTCATTCCAATAAATGAGACGGTTAAACGGAAATATGAGTGAAATCACAATCATGGTGACTTTTTATGACTTCATACATTCGGCATGTGTAGTGTCTATTTAATCTATATCTAAAAATGTATGAGCTATATATTATATGATTTGAGCTTGTATTGAGATAGGAAACTCAATAGCAGAAGCTGAGGGTAAAAAGGCGGGATAATTAAGCTGCCATACTTCTACAACCTGTATCTATTTCGATAGCAAAAACTGGCTGAGGTTTTAAATATGGCAGCGAATAGGCTAAGTTCTACTTGTGTAAGCTAAACGAGAAAAACTCACTCGTGCCGTCATCGTTATCACTGGCTAATGCGCCTTCAATGGATTCTGGGGTGCTGACTTTTATCGAAACGGATTCAACCTTGGTAATAACCGGTTTGCCATTCTTGTCTATGGATTGAGCGTATGGGCTAAGATCCAATGTCTTAGTCTCACTGAGCTGTCCAACTTCAAAATGACCGACAAAGCTGCCTAAGATCTCTCCATCGTTATAGGCATCTCCTGTTGCTTCTACCGAAGCGGTAAAGACTAAGCTATCTGTTTCTTCCCAATACGTGCCGCCAGAAAGACCCGCTTCAAATCCTTGAACGTTAGGAAGCGAAACATGATACGTGCGCAAAGAGTCGATTTTGTCTTTTTTACCTAAAAGGTAGTCCTCAAACTCTGCGGCTGTAAGGGAAAAGATAATGTTTGAGCCGCCATTTCCACGGTTGAAGATGTAAGCCGTGTCTTCTGAAATAGCCAACCCTTCGATGTTTAGCTCTTGCTTACCACTGAATTTGCTAGCGCGGTATAACTGCTCATAAAGCGCGACCAGTGAACGCTCAATCTTGACGCCCTTATCTTTGCTGATGACGTATGCCCACTCGCGAATCTCTTGTTTGCTTCCCGAGCCAAGAAGAACCAAAGCTGGGCGACCGTTTACGGTGAACGACTCCATGGCTTCAAAATCTGGTTTTACTTTTTTAAGAATTCGACCATTGTCGCCGACAGGATAATGCTTAATCAGGTCTTGGCTAAGGATATTGAAATCCAAGTCCATGTTGTAAAGCCAAGGCGAATCATCCCCAACTGCATACAATGTCGTCCCGTCTATCACCACACCGGAAGCAGAAGGGAAGGTGGTATTTAAAAGAGGCTCAGATACAGAAAGGCTGGTTGCCTGAGCAGAAAACGCCAACGCACTGCTAATGGTCAGTGCTAAAGCTGTTGCTTTTTTAAACATGGAAAATTCCTTAAAAACTATTTAGTTAGGAT
Proteins encoded:
- a CDS encoding DUF6929 family protein, giving the protein MKKGILFTALAIGLPFSASSADLTVTTPKQNTAFPSASGIVYTEDMVYAVGDDSPWLYKIGLNFRIADKDLIKHYPVEENGRILKKVKPDFEAMELLKVNGKPSFVMLGSGSKSGIREWAFVVSQDKQIRIERSLIPLYEQLYRESREYGVEELNIEGLAASEGTVFILNRGNGGSNVIFTAPVQQFEDYLTGKTDTIANLGSNKITLPEVGGFEAGLSGATYWKQAKRLVFTASVEATGDAYNDGEILGSFVGSFPVSQLESGKELDLTNVAKPVSIKGKQVITKVESVSVTQDGSQAIKGVLASDNDDGTSEFFKFRLTQ
- a CDS encoding DUF6929 family protein: MFKKATALALTISSALAFSAQATSLSVSEPLLNTTFPSASGVVIDGTTLYAVGDDSPWLYNMDLDFNILSQDLIKHYPVGDNGRILKKVKPDFEAMESFTVNGRPALVLLGSGSKQEIREWAYVISKDKGVKIERSLVALYEQLYRASKFSGKQELNIEGLAISEDTAYIFNRGNGGSNIIFSLTAAEFEDYLLGKKDKIDSLRTYHVSLPNVQGFEAGLSGGTYWEETDSLVFTASVEATGDAYNDGEILGSFVGHFEVGQLSETKTLDLSPYAQSIDKNGKPVITKVESVSIKVSTPESIEGALASDNDDGTSEFFSFSLHK